Proteins from one Gossypium raimondii isolate GPD5lz chromosome 8, ASM2569854v1, whole genome shotgun sequence genomic window:
- the LOC105791416 gene encoding rho GTPase-activating protein 2, with protein MTAPVMVTKGGGCGGGGSGKKRRAKNSEEEQQQNQISVAALLLAALRKSMVSCRVDGEDEAMHSAVNNMEIGWPTNVRHVSHVTFDRFNGFLGLPLEFQVEVPGRVPSASASVFGVSAESMQCSLDPKGNSVPTILLLMQERLYSQGGLQAEGIFRINPENSQEELVRDQLNRGIVPDNIDVHCLAGLIKAWFRELPAGVLDGLSPEQVLHCDNEEECVELVKQLKPTEAGLLNWAVDLMADVVEEEETNKMNARNIAMVFAPNMTQMSDPLTALMHAVQVMNLLKTLIMKTLREREETASSSRSFDHHTDEEFDCRSLDEMDMSCEGPISDYDNSLYGNYSGDDEEDGVEAFGEIEECFLRQPEDENNKDATYSFLEKPSDESHTSTPPGSWTGCNLESSISFTDSKNENSGSTTSDGEDNDGVDMMDKLVESTTLNVI; from the exons ATGACTGCTCCAGTAATGGTGACCAAAGGAGGTGGCTGCGGTGGTGGTGGCAGTGGTAAGAAGCGACGAGCTAAGAACTCCGAGGAAGAGCAGCAGCAGAACCAGATTTCCGTTGCGGCGTTGCTTTTAGCCGCTTTAAGGAAATCCATGGTGTCCTGTCGTGTTGATGGAGAAGATGAAGCGATGCATTCCGCCGTTAATAACATGGAAATCGGGTGGCCAACCAACGTACGACACGTAAGCCATGTTACCTTTGATCGCTTCAATGGGTTCTTGGGTCTTCCCCTTGAATTCCAAGTTGAGGTACCGGGTCGGGTTCCATCCGCTAG TGCGAGTGTGTTTGGGGTCTCAGCGGAATCAATGCAATGCTCATTGGATCCAAAAGGGAACAGCGTCCCCACTATACTGTTGCTGATGCAGGAGCGGCTTTATTCACAAGGAGGGCTTCag GCAGAAGGGATTTTCAGGATAAATCCTGAGAACAGCCAAGAGGAGCTTGTAAGAGATCAGTTGAACCGTGGCATTGTGCCAGATAATATCGATGTTCATTGCCTTGCAGGCCTTATCAAAGCCTGGTTCAGGGAGCTTCCTGCAGGTGTGTTGGATGGACTTTCCCCAGAACAGGTTCTTCACTGCGATAACGAAGAGGAGTGCGTTGAGCTCGTGAAGCAACTGAAGCCAACGGAAGCCGGATTGCTCAATTGGGCAGTCGACCTTATGGCAGATGTCGTGGAAGAGGAGGAAACGAACAAGATGAATGCAAGGAATATTGCTATGGTTTTTGCACCAAATATGACtcag ATGTCCGATCCGTTGACGGCTCTGATGCATGCTGTTCAAGTAATGAACTTGCTCAAGACCTTGATCATGAAAACGCTACGAGAACGAGAAGAGACCGCGAGTTCATCTCGTTCATTCGATCATCACACAGACGAGGAGTTCGATTGTCGTAGTTTAGATGAGATGGATATGAGCTGCGAAGGGCCTATATCTGATTACGATAATTCCCTTTACGGTAACTATAGCGGAGATGACGAGGAAGACGGAGTAGAGGCATTCGGTGAAATAGAGGAATGCTTCTTGAGGCAACCGGAGGATGAGAATAACAAGGACGCCACCTATAGTTTTCTGGAGAAACCATCTGATGAATCACATACTAGTACTCCTCCAGGAAGTTGGACGGGCTGCAATCTCGAGTCCAGCATTTCATTTACCGATAGCAAGAACGAGAATTCGGGCTCAACTACAAGTGATGGCGAGGACAATGATGGTGTGGATATGATGGACAAACTAGTCGAGTCTACAACACTCAACGTTATTTAG
- the LOC105791417 gene encoding uncharacterized protein LOC105791417, with product MGIRRRRSKAVDVSSFLLFEATGDSESGCSSDPAMVDISHDDDGDDDDDGDAESCSCDTAPDVVHGVREIGGSLKNKFANVVEGVDDEDDDDDDDGVVEQKEVQLYKKGCRDDERIEGVGVGKEKKSSSSAENSSETMNEMEKNRLFWETCLAS from the coding sequence ATGGGTAtccgaagaagaagaagtaaaGCTGTTGACGTGTCTTCTTTCTTGCTCTTCGAGGCCACCGGCGATTCGGAATCCGGTTGTAGTTCCGATCCAGCCATGGTTGATATCAGTCacgatgatgatggtgatgatgatgatgatggtgatgcaGAGTCATGTAGCTGTGATACTGCACCTGATGTTGTTCATGGTGTTAGAGAGATTGGTGGTAgcttaaaaaacaaatttgcaAATGTTGTTGAAGGTGTCGATGATGAAgatgacgacgacgacgacgatgGGGTGGTGGAGCAAAAGGAGGTTCAATTGTATAAAAAAGGTTGCAGGGATGATGAACGTATTGAAGGAGTTGGTGtggggaaagaaaagaaatcctCTTCATCAGCTGAAAACTCAAGCGAAACCATGAATGAGATGGAAAAGAACAGGCTTTTTTGGGAAACTTGTTTGGCTTCCTAG